In Hymenobacter sublimis, a single genomic region encodes these proteins:
- a CDS encoding S46 family peptidase has translation MRTTHWAKALLLTLLLPLAAHADEGMWLPLFVKRLNQADMQKKGLKLTAEEIYDVNNASLKDAVVQLGGFCTGEFVSSQGLLLTNHHCGYDAIQSHSTPQNNILQNGFFAATRQEEKQNPGLFVDILVRMEDVTGKVLEGITPTTPEQERTATVQKRQRELADNAKENGKYVAYVRDMFGGNEYYLFIYQRFGDVRLVGAPPEAVGKFGGDTDNWMWPRHTGDFSMFRVYADKNNQPTATPQPGNVPYVPKKHLPVSLQGVSEGDFAMVLGFPGRTQRFLPAAGLQLTLDQTNPARIKLRDTRLKLWKEDMDQDAALRLKYASKYAGIANYWKYYIGQNEGMKRLKTVDAKKAEENALLQWIAQDPARAQQYGDALNVINQSYAGIRQYNLSTQYVNEAAFGTEIIPLAARLMPLATALKANDKAAVDKAVADLKGPLADHFKDYSAPTDKKVFAALMALYMQDVPKDQQPDVFQTVQKQYGGSMPKYADYVFSNSFLASEAKLNAFLAAPTLAKLEADPGYKTYQSVYQNYVQNIVPKLQGLQAGLGRANRLYVAALREKNSQKVYSPDANSTIRLSYGTVRPYRGRDAVAYDYKTTAQGILEKEDATNPEFVVPQKELDLLKMKDYGRFADKQGNLPVAFITDNDITGGNSGSPVINGRGELIGLAFDGNWEAMTGDLAYDPELKRCINADIRYVLWCVEKLGGAKHLVDEMTIVNNGPNPGVGPAAAASSGTDMSDVEKMKVKTEQGGKVKIKKKKDAAML, from the coding sequence ATGCGTACTACCCACTGGGCCAAGGCCCTGCTGCTGACGCTGCTCCTACCCCTGGCAGCCCACGCCGACGAAGGCATGTGGCTGCCCCTCTTCGTGAAGCGCCTCAACCAGGCCGACATGCAGAAGAAAGGCCTCAAGCTCACGGCCGAAGAAATTTACGACGTCAATAATGCCTCCCTGAAGGATGCCGTGGTGCAGCTCGGCGGCTTTTGCACCGGCGAGTTCGTGAGCAGCCAGGGCCTGCTGCTAACCAACCACCACTGCGGCTACGACGCCATTCAGAGCCACAGCACGCCCCAGAACAACATTCTGCAGAACGGCTTCTTTGCCGCTACCCGCCAGGAAGAAAAGCAGAATCCGGGCCTGTTCGTGGATATTCTGGTGCGCATGGAGGACGTAACCGGCAAAGTGCTGGAGGGCATTACGCCCACCACGCCCGAGCAGGAGCGTACCGCTACCGTGCAAAAGCGCCAGCGCGAGCTAGCCGATAACGCCAAGGAAAACGGCAAGTACGTGGCCTACGTGCGCGACATGTTCGGGGGCAACGAGTACTACCTCTTTATCTACCAGCGCTTTGGCGACGTGCGCCTAGTAGGCGCGCCGCCGGAAGCCGTGGGCAAGTTTGGCGGCGACACCGACAACTGGATGTGGCCCCGCCACACCGGCGACTTTAGCATGTTCCGCGTCTACGCCGACAAAAACAACCAGCCCACCGCTACCCCCCAGCCCGGCAACGTACCCTACGTACCCAAAAAGCACTTGCCCGTGAGTTTGCAGGGCGTCAGTGAGGGCGACTTTGCCATGGTGCTCGGCTTTCCCGGCCGCACCCAGCGCTTCCTGCCCGCCGCCGGCCTCCAGCTCACCCTCGACCAAACCAACCCCGCCCGCATTAAGCTGCGCGACACCCGCCTGAAACTCTGGAAAGAGGATATGGACCAGGACGCGGCCCTGCGCCTGAAATACGCCTCCAAGTACGCCGGCATTGCCAACTATTGGAAGTACTACATCGGGCAGAACGAAGGTATGAAGCGCCTGAAAACGGTGGACGCCAAGAAGGCCGAAGAAAACGCCCTGCTGCAGTGGATTGCCCAAGACCCCGCCCGCGCCCAGCAGTACGGCGACGCGCTCAACGTCATCAATCAGTCGTACGCCGGCATCCGGCAGTACAACCTGAGCACCCAGTACGTGAACGAGGCGGCTTTTGGCACCGAAATCATTCCGTTGGCTGCCCGCCTGATGCCCCTAGCTACGGCTCTGAAAGCCAATGACAAAGCCGCCGTTGATAAAGCCGTAGCTGACCTGAAAGGCCCGCTAGCCGACCACTTCAAGGACTACAGCGCCCCCACCGACAAGAAGGTATTCGCGGCCCTGATGGCGCTCTACATGCAGGATGTGCCCAAAGACCAGCAGCCCGACGTGTTCCAGACGGTGCAGAAACAGTACGGCGGCTCCATGCCAAAGTACGCCGACTACGTGTTCAGCAACTCCTTTCTAGCTTCGGAAGCCAAACTGAACGCCTTCCTGGCCGCGCCTACCTTGGCCAAGCTGGAGGCTGACCCCGGCTACAAAACCTACCAGTCGGTGTACCAGAACTACGTGCAGAACATTGTGCCCAAGCTGCAAGGTCTGCAGGCTGGCCTGGGTCGTGCCAACCGCCTGTACGTGGCCGCCCTGCGCGAGAAGAACTCCCAGAAGGTGTACTCGCCTGATGCTAACTCCACCATCCGCCTGAGCTACGGTACGGTGCGCCCCTATCGCGGCCGCGACGCGGTAGCCTACGACTACAAAACCACGGCCCAGGGCATTCTGGAGAAAGAGGACGCCACCAACCCCGAGTTTGTGGTGCCCCAAAAGGAGCTAGACTTGCTGAAGATGAAGGACTACGGCCGCTTCGCCGATAAGCAGGGCAACCTGCCCGTGGCCTTCATCACCGACAACGACATTACCGGCGGCAACTCCGGCTCGCCCGTCATTAATGGCCGCGGCGAGCTGATTGGCCTGGCCTTCGACGGCAACTGGGAAGCCATGACCGGTGACCTGGCCTACGACCCCGAGCTGAAGCGCTGCATCAACGCCGATATTCGCTACGTGCTCTGGTGCGTGGAGAAGCTGGGCGGCGCCAAGCACCTCGTCGATGAAATGACCATCGTCAACAACGGCCCGAACCCCGGCGTGGGCCCCGCTGCGGCCGCCTCCTCCGGCACCGATATGAGTGACGTGGAGAAGATGAAAGTTAAAACCGAGCAAGGCGGCAAAGTCAAAATCAAGAAAAAGAAGGACGCGGCCATGCTGTAA
- the rnc gene encoding ribonuclease III produces MPRPGQPLPLFGFFRRLLGRDRAFRQAIATLTGHTPDNVRLYQLAFTHSSVVRQQGEQARHQSNERLEFLGDAVLGTVVAEYLFRKFPYEQEGFLTEMRSRIVNRESLNAIALKIGLDKLVQLDAGQGRAARSRSVNGNALEALVGAVYLDQGYKTARKFVLHRLIKPYVDVKAMTQTTTNFKSKLIEWAQRNGKIMRYDLTGEPRPGGVMEFSATVIVDESPVATGMGLSKKQAEQLAAERALEVLGV; encoded by the coding sequence ATGCCCAGGCCCGGTCAGCCCCTGCCGTTGTTCGGCTTTTTCCGCCGACTGCTGGGTCGTGACCGGGCCTTCCGGCAAGCCATTGCCACGCTTACCGGCCACACGCCCGATAACGTGCGGCTCTACCAGCTAGCGTTTACCCACTCCTCCGTGGTGCGCCAGCAGGGCGAGCAGGCCCGTCACCAAAGTAATGAGCGGTTGGAGTTTCTCGGCGACGCCGTGCTAGGCACGGTGGTAGCGGAATACCTATTCCGTAAGTTTCCGTACGAGCAGGAGGGTTTCCTGACGGAGATGCGCAGCCGCATCGTGAACCGGGAAAGCCTTAACGCCATTGCCCTGAAAATCGGCCTCGATAAGCTGGTGCAGCTGGATGCCGGCCAGGGCCGTGCCGCCCGGTCCCGCTCCGTGAACGGCAACGCCCTGGAGGCCCTGGTGGGCGCCGTGTACCTGGACCAAGGCTACAAAACGGCCCGCAAGTTTGTGCTTCACCGCCTGATCAAGCCCTACGTGGATGTGAAGGCCATGACCCAAACGACTACCAACTTCAAGAGCAAGTTGATCGAATGGGCTCAGCGTAACGGCAAAATCATGCGCTACGACCTGACCGGGGAGCCTCGGCCGGGCGGCGTCATGGAGTTTTCGGCCACGGTCATCGTCGATGAAAGTCCGGTGGCTACGGGTATGGGCCTCTCCAAAAAACAAGCGGAGCAGCTCGCTGCTGAGCGGGCACTAGAAGTGCTGGGAGTATAG
- the lgt gene encoding prolipoprotein diacylglyceryl transferase, whose amino-acid sequence MSLLSAILWTANPILAEIGPLTLRWYGLLFMSGFVVGTFILGHVYKSEKVSPRWVDVITIYVLLGTVLGARLGHVFFYDWASYKDQPWEILKIWHGGLASHGATIGIIFAVWLFSRNNKFDWLWTLDRIVLVVAVGGALIRIGNLMNSEIVGRPTDVPWAFVFPRDVEHLQEATTSLVPAGAVAVQRTRESDGQVRFDTQPVGATIVPGTEVAVPRHPTQIYESLFCVVLFVLLYGMWNRTKERTPRGQLFGLFVVLLFSFRFLVEFLKEDQVAFEQNMSLNMGQWLSVPLIFVGLWVVWRAGKDPQNPYGYAPRDLEESPAAAAATLSPRK is encoded by the coding sequence ATGAGTTTGCTGAGCGCTATACTGTGGACTGCCAATCCCATCCTGGCGGAAATTGGGCCGCTTACCCTGCGCTGGTACGGGCTGTTGTTTATGTCGGGCTTTGTGGTGGGTACTTTTATCCTGGGCCACGTTTATAAATCCGAGAAGGTGTCGCCGCGCTGGGTTGACGTTATTACGATTTATGTGCTGCTGGGCACGGTGTTGGGCGCGCGCCTGGGGCACGTGTTCTTCTACGACTGGGCTTCTTACAAGGACCAGCCTTGGGAAATCCTGAAAATCTGGCACGGTGGTTTGGCCTCGCACGGTGCCACCATTGGTATCATCTTCGCCGTGTGGCTGTTCAGCCGCAATAATAAGTTCGACTGGCTCTGGACCCTCGACCGGATTGTGCTGGTGGTGGCCGTGGGCGGAGCCCTGATCCGCATCGGTAACCTGATGAACTCCGAGATTGTGGGTCGCCCCACCGACGTGCCCTGGGCCTTCGTGTTCCCGCGCGACGTAGAGCACCTGCAGGAAGCCACCACTAGCCTGGTGCCGGCCGGGGCCGTAGCCGTGCAGCGCACCCGGGAGTCTGATGGCCAGGTTCGGTTTGATACCCAGCCCGTTGGCGCTACCATCGTGCCCGGCACTGAGGTAGCCGTGCCCCGCCACCCCACCCAGATTTACGAGTCGCTGTTTTGTGTGGTGCTGTTTGTGCTGCTCTACGGCATGTGGAACCGCACCAAAGAGCGCACCCCGCGCGGGCAGCTATTCGGCTTGTTTGTAGTGCTGCTGTTCTCGTTCCGCTTTCTGGTGGAGTTTCTGAAGGAAGATCAGGTAGCCTTTGAGCAGAACATGAGCCTGAACATGGGCCAGTGGCTCAGCGTCCCGCTGATTTTTGTGGGCCTGTGGGTAGTGTGGCGTGCCGGCAAGGACCCCCAGAACCCCTACGGCTATGCCCCCCGCGACTTGGAGGAATCTCCGGCCGCAGCCGCTGCTACCCTTAGCCCCCGCAAGTAG
- the fbaA gene encoding class II fructose-bisphosphate aldolase: protein MAEQTTLTGLRAGVLHGDEVQQLFDHAKANGYALPAVNVTGTDTVNAVLEAARDLNSPVIIQFSNGGAQFFAGKGLPNDKQQASIAGGISGAQHVHLMAEAYGVPVILHTDHAAKKLLPWIDGLLEAGEKHFAQYGQPLYSSHMLDLSEEPIEENIEICKQYLERMAKMGMTLEIELGVTGGEEDGVDNSDVDSSKLYTQPSEVAYAYEELSKVSPRFTVAAAFGNVHGVYKPGNVKLQPVILKNSQDFVKQKYALQAERPINFVFHGGSGSSQEEIREAISYGAIKMNIDTDLQWAFWDGIRGYYQKNEGFLQSQIGNPTGEDSPNKKYYDPRVWLRKGEESFITRLKSAFEDLNAVNRRY, encoded by the coding sequence ATGGCTGAACAAACCACTCTCACCGGCCTGCGCGCCGGCGTGCTGCACGGCGACGAAGTGCAGCAGCTCTTCGACCACGCCAAAGCCAATGGCTACGCCCTACCTGCCGTGAACGTAACGGGCACCGACACGGTAAACGCCGTACTGGAAGCCGCCCGCGACCTGAACTCGCCGGTTATTATTCAATTCTCGAACGGTGGTGCTCAGTTTTTTGCTGGCAAAGGCCTGCCCAACGATAAGCAGCAGGCCAGCATTGCCGGTGGTATTTCGGGGGCTCAGCACGTGCACCTGATGGCCGAGGCTTACGGCGTACCCGTCATTCTGCACACCGACCACGCCGCCAAAAAGCTGTTACCCTGGATTGATGGTTTGCTGGAAGCCGGCGAGAAGCACTTCGCTCAGTACGGCCAGCCCCTGTACTCTTCTCACATGCTGGACCTCTCGGAGGAGCCAATTGAGGAGAACATTGAAATCTGCAAGCAGTACCTGGAGCGCATGGCCAAAATGGGCATGACCCTGGAAATTGAGCTGGGCGTAACGGGCGGCGAGGAAGACGGCGTAGATAACTCCGACGTGGATTCCAGTAAGCTCTACACTCAGCCTTCGGAAGTGGCCTACGCCTACGAGGAACTGAGCAAGGTAAGCCCGCGCTTCACGGTGGCCGCTGCATTCGGCAACGTGCACGGCGTGTACAAGCCCGGCAACGTGAAGCTGCAGCCCGTTATCCTGAAAAACTCCCAGGATTTCGTGAAGCAGAAGTACGCGCTGCAGGCCGAGCGGCCCATCAACTTCGTGTTCCACGGTGGCTCGGGCTCCTCGCAGGAGGAAATCCGTGAGGCCATCAGCTACGGCGCCATCAAGATGAACATCGACACGGACTTGCAGTGGGCGTTCTGGGACGGTATTCGCGGGTACTACCAGAAAAACGAAGGCTTCCTGCAAAGCCAGATCGGCAACCCTACCGGCGAGGATTCGCCCAACAAAAAGTACTACGACCCGCGCGTGTGGTTGCGCAAGGGCGAGGAAAGCTTCATCACCCGTTTGAAGTCCGCTTTCGAGGATTTGAACGCCGTAAACCGCCGCTACTAG
- a CDS encoding SdiA-regulated domain-containing protein, with translation MRTLSFAAAVVGLLLSSCSEAQTKESAGEPKQEKSGKKKGKKGKGAADIANLTRLGSMNDVPESSGLALAEQAGTFYTHGDEGARPTLYKVDATGRTLAELEVPVQGDDWESITRDTQGNLYIGDVGNNNNHRRDLVIYRLNPRNVQQVQEIKLKYSDQQDFPPAKQDQNFDCEATLWHAGKVYLFTKDRGQSQTSKVYTVPDQPGTYTAQLLTKLAIPGEVTDAALSPDGRRLVLLARQEMFVLEGGSLAEALKATPRQISLKGAGQTEGATFTDNGTLYISSEQGALYKYTF, from the coding sequence ATGCGCACGTTATCCTTTGCCGCCGCCGTGGTTGGCTTGCTGCTTAGCAGCTGTTCGGAAGCCCAAACCAAGGAATCGGCGGGTGAGCCCAAACAAGAGAAATCGGGGAAGAAGAAAGGAAAGAAGGGCAAAGGGGCCGCCGATATTGCCAACCTCACTCGCCTGGGTTCTATGAACGATGTGCCGGAAAGCTCCGGTTTGGCCCTGGCCGAACAAGCCGGCACCTTTTACACCCACGGCGACGAGGGCGCGCGCCCTACCCTATATAAGGTTGACGCTACCGGCCGCACCCTCGCGGAACTGGAAGTACCCGTGCAAGGCGACGACTGGGAAAGCATCACCCGCGACACCCAAGGTAACCTCTACATCGGCGACGTTGGTAACAACAACAACCACCGCCGCGACCTGGTCATCTACCGCCTCAACCCACGCAACGTGCAGCAAGTGCAGGAAATCAAGCTGAAGTACTCCGACCAGCAAGATTTTCCGCCCGCCAAGCAGGACCAGAACTTCGACTGTGAGGCTACGCTTTGGCACGCCGGTAAAGTGTACCTCTTTACCAAAGACCGAGGCCAGAGCCAGACCAGTAAAGTGTACACTGTGCCCGACCAGCCCGGCACTTACACGGCGCAGCTCCTCACCAAACTGGCCATTCCGGGCGAAGTAACCGACGCCGCCCTCAGCCCCGACGGGCGCCGGCTGGTGCTGCTGGCCCGGCAGGAAATGTTTGTGCTGGAAGGCGGCAGCCTAGCCGAAGCCCTAAAAGCAACGCCCCGGCAAATTTCCTTAAAAGGAGCCGGCCAGACGGAAGGAGCTACCTTCACCGATAACGGCACGCTCTATATCAGCAGCGAGCAGGGCGCCCTGTACAAATACACTTTCTGA
- the fabF gene encoding beta-ketoacyl-ACP synthase II translates to MSLRRVVVTGLGAITPLGNTAPTYWEGLQAGVSGAAPITRFDASKFKTRFACEVKNYNPDTYFPTKEGRKMDIFTQFALIAADEAIKDARLDEEGVDKDRVGVIWGSGIGGLTSLQAECIAFANGDGTPRFNPFFIPKMIADSASGNISIRHKFRGPNFVTTSACASSSDSIISAFNYIRLNMADVVVTGGSEAAITESGVGGFNALKAMSERNDAPELASRPYDKERDGFVLGEGAASLILEEYEHAKARGAKIYAELIGGGMSADAYHITAPDPEGNGVVLVMQNALRDAGISPADVDYINTHGTSTPLGDGAEVKAIQKVFGEDAYNLNISSTKSMTGHLLGGAGAIEAVACILAMQHNIVPPTINHFTDDPELDPKLNFTFNKAQAREVNVAMSNTFGFGGHNTSVIFRKLRD, encoded by the coding sequence ATGTCTCTTCGGAGAGTTGTCGTGACCGGCCTGGGTGCCATTACCCCGCTGGGCAACACCGCCCCTACCTATTGGGAAGGCCTGCAAGCCGGCGTGAGTGGGGCCGCCCCCATCACCCGATTCGATGCCAGCAAGTTCAAGACCCGCTTCGCCTGCGAAGTAAAGAACTACAACCCGGACACGTACTTCCCCACCAAGGAAGGCCGGAAAATGGACATCTTCACCCAGTTCGCTCTGATTGCGGCCGATGAGGCCATCAAAGATGCCCGTCTGGATGAAGAAGGTGTTGACAAAGACCGGGTCGGCGTTATTTGGGGTTCCGGTATTGGGGGGCTGACCTCCTTGCAGGCGGAGTGCATTGCCTTCGCCAACGGCGACGGTACGCCCCGTTTCAATCCGTTCTTTATCCCGAAGATGATTGCCGACAGCGCGTCGGGCAACATCTCCATTCGTCACAAGTTCCGCGGGCCCAACTTCGTTACTACCTCAGCCTGCGCCTCATCTTCTGACTCTATTATCTCGGCCTTCAACTATATCCGCCTGAACATGGCCGATGTGGTCGTGACCGGGGGCTCGGAAGCAGCTATCACCGAGTCGGGGGTAGGCGGCTTCAACGCCCTCAAGGCCATGAGCGAGCGGAACGACGCGCCCGAGCTGGCTTCCCGCCCCTACGACAAGGAGCGTGACGGTTTTGTGCTGGGTGAAGGCGCGGCCTCGCTAATTCTGGAAGAGTACGAGCACGCTAAAGCCCGTGGTGCCAAAATCTACGCCGAGCTGATTGGCGGCGGCATGTCAGCGGATGCCTACCATATCACGGCTCCTGACCCGGAAGGCAATGGGGTAGTGCTGGTGATGCAAAACGCCCTGCGCGACGCCGGTATTTCGCCCGCCGACGTGGATTACATCAATACCCACGGCACCAGCACCCCGCTGGGCGACGGAGCCGAGGTGAAAGCCATCCAGAAAGTGTTCGGCGAAGACGCCTACAACCTCAACATCAGCTCTACCAAGAGCATGACGGGGCACTTGCTGGGTGGGGCCGGTGCTATTGAAGCAGTGGCCTGCATTCTGGCTATGCAGCACAACATCGTGCCGCCTACCATCAACCACTTCACCGACGACCCCGAGCTGGACCCCAAGCTAAACTTCACCTTCAACAAGGCCCAGGCCCGCGAGGTGAACGTAGCCATGAGCAACACCTTCGGGTTTGGGGGCCACAACACGTCGGTCATCTTCCGTAAACTCCGCGACTAA
- the nadE gene encoding NAD(+) synthase: MRIAGAALNQIPIDWTHNLRTIREAIEQAKAAGVELLCLPELCLTGYGCEDLFLSDWMPESALAHLQQIRPWTEGICVAVGLPVRLNHSTYNTAAVLRDGQILGFAAKQFLANDGVHYEPRFFTPWPAGKIITVQWEGEEWPLGDMIFEHKGVKFGFEICEDAWRPDDLRPAARLAGRVDLIVNPSASHFAMSKTDLRYKLVLNASRNFNCTYLYANLLGNEAGRIVYDGEILVARNGHLLLRNQLMSFKEVDMECVDVDFTTEQVRAEEIQPLPTPDEYRELNQALSLALFDYLRKARSRGFVLSLSGGADSVMCAVAVAELVRLGTTEIGTAEFMRRAGCFTTDDIERLAGPAVPTPDQATPGPKDASNTEPSPEQVAINKELTGRLLTCAYQGTVNSSDDTFNSAKELADSIGAVFYSWTIDDEVTGYVGKIEHALGRELTWKTDDLTLQNIQARVRAPAIWMLANVQNCLLLTTSNRSEASVGYCTMDGDTAGSISPIAGVDKAFVKEWLRWAETELNYPALRHVNNLQPTAELRPLEDKQTDERDLMPYPLLNRIERLAFYNRLSPKAVLAALTQEETTIDAEQLKTYVKRFYSLWSRNQWKRERFAPAFHLDDYNVDPRSWLRFPILSGGFTEELNSL; encoded by the coding sequence ATGCGAATAGCCGGCGCCGCCCTCAACCAAATACCCATTGACTGGACCCATAATCTGCGCACCATCCGCGAGGCCATTGAACAGGCCAAAGCAGCCGGCGTGGAGCTGCTCTGCCTGCCCGAGCTCTGCCTCACGGGCTACGGCTGCGAAGATTTGTTTTTAAGTGACTGGATGCCCGAGTCGGCGCTGGCCCATTTGCAGCAAATTCGGCCCTGGACCGAGGGAATCTGCGTGGCCGTGGGCCTGCCAGTACGGCTGAATCACAGCACTTACAACACCGCCGCTGTGCTCCGCGACGGGCAGATTCTGGGTTTCGCGGCCAAGCAGTTTCTAGCCAATGACGGTGTGCACTACGAGCCGCGCTTCTTTACGCCTTGGCCTGCGGGCAAAATTATTACCGTGCAGTGGGAAGGGGAGGAGTGGCCCCTGGGCGACATGATTTTTGAGCATAAGGGTGTAAAGTTCGGCTTTGAAATCTGTGAGGATGCTTGGCGGCCCGATGACCTGCGGCCCGCGGCCCGGCTGGCCGGTCGGGTAGATTTAATTGTGAATCCTTCGGCCAGCCACTTTGCCATGAGCAAAACGGACCTACGTTACAAGCTGGTGCTTAACGCCTCGCGCAACTTCAACTGCACCTACCTCTACGCCAATCTGCTGGGCAATGAAGCCGGCCGCATTGTGTACGACGGCGAGATTCTGGTGGCGCGCAACGGCCACCTGCTGCTGCGCAACCAGCTCATGAGCTTCAAGGAAGTAGACATGGAATGTGTGGATGTGGATTTCACTACGGAGCAGGTCCGCGCCGAAGAAATTCAGCCCCTGCCTACCCCCGACGAGTACCGGGAACTAAACCAAGCCTTAAGCCTGGCCTTGTTTGACTACTTGCGCAAGGCCCGCAGCCGGGGCTTCGTGCTCAGCCTCAGCGGCGGGGCCGACTCGGTGATGTGCGCCGTGGCCGTGGCAGAATTAGTGCGCCTGGGCACCACCGAAATTGGTACGGCCGAGTTTATGCGGCGGGCCGGTTGCTTTACCACGGACGACATTGAGCGCCTCGCCGGTCCGGCAGTGCCAACTCCCGACCAAGCTACACCCGGCCCGAAAGATGCGTCGAACACGGAACCCAGCCCCGAGCAAGTGGCCATCAATAAAGAGCTGACGGGGCGCCTGTTAACTTGCGCCTACCAGGGTACCGTCAACTCCTCCGACGATACGTTCAACTCGGCCAAGGAGCTAGCCGATTCTATTGGTGCCGTATTTTACAGCTGGACTATTGACGACGAGGTGACCGGCTACGTGGGTAAGATCGAACACGCGCTGGGCCGGGAGCTAACCTGGAAAACGGACGATTTGACCTTGCAGAACATTCAGGCCCGGGTGCGCGCCCCGGCCATCTGGATGCTGGCCAACGTGCAGAACTGCCTGCTACTAACGACCTCTAACCGCTCGGAAGCCAGCGTGGGTTACTGTACCATGGATGGCGACACGGCCGGCTCTATCTCGCCCATTGCCGGCGTGGACAAGGCGTTTGTGAAAGAGTGGTTGCGCTGGGCCGAAACAGAACTGAACTACCCTGCGCTGCGCCACGTGAACAACCTGCAGCCCACCGCCGAACTGCGCCCCCTGGAAGACAAGCAAACCGACGAGCGGGACCTGATGCCCTACCCCTTGCTGAACCGCATTGAGCGCCTGGCCTTCTACAACCGCCTCAGCCCGAAGGCAGTGCTAGCCGCTCTAACGCAAGAAGAAACCACCATTGATGCCGAACAGTTGAAAACCTACGTGAAGCGTTTCTACAGCCTCTGGAGCCGCAACCAGTGGAAGCGGGAACGGTTTGCTCCGGCCTTTCACCTCGATGATTACAACGTGGATCCTCGCTCCTGGCTGCGCTTTCCCATTCTGAGCGGCGGTTTTACGGAAGAGCTCAATAGCCTGTAA
- the yidD gene encoding membrane protein insertion efficiency factor YidD, whose amino-acid sequence MSYLFRQLLLGLLWVYRHLISPLTPASCRYTPTCSAYAVEAVTKYGPWRGGQLALRRISRCHPWGGHGHDPVP is encoded by the coding sequence ATGTCGTACCTGTTTCGCCAGTTGCTGCTGGGTTTGCTCTGGGTGTACCGCCACCTGATTTCGCCGCTTACGCCGGCCAGCTGCCGCTACACCCCTACCTGCTCCGCTTACGCCGTAGAAGCCGTCACGAAGTATGGCCCCTGGCGCGGCGGCCAGCTGGCCCTGCGCCGCATCAGCCGCTGCCACCCCTGGGGCGGCCATGGCCACGACCCCGTACCGTGA